Proteins from a single region of Lysinibacillus sp. JNUCC-52:
- a CDS encoding response regulator transcription factor → MIKILIVDDHPVVLDGTKTLLQDLENVHIETEQESANVACRMEAQSFQLFLIDINMKPINGIQLAEMIKKKQPEALIILYTGYELSDYYELLIEKKVDGLLSKLATKEQVIQTIQATLRGEILLSADFLDFVKQHSNRSNAKQEVLLSHKEQEILQLVAQGCTNKAIASAIGVTQRTVENYLSKLFVRLQVESRAEAVIVAKEKAWID, encoded by the coding sequence ATGATTAAAATATTGATTGTAGATGATCATCCTGTCGTATTAGACGGAACGAAAACATTATTACAAGACTTGGAAAACGTTCATATTGAAACAGAGCAAGAAAGTGCTAATGTCGCTTGCCGAATGGAGGCTCAATCATTTCAGCTCTTTTTAATTGATATTAATATGAAACCAATAAACGGAATTCAACTTGCTGAAATGATTAAGAAAAAACAGCCTGAAGCTCTCATTATCCTTTATACAGGCTACGAATTATCCGATTATTACGAGCTACTCATTGAAAAAAAAGTGGACGGTCTATTATCAAAGCTTGCTACGAAAGAACAAGTCATTCAAACAATTCAAGCTACTTTACGCGGCGAGATTTTATTATCCGCTGATTTTTTGGACTTTGTCAAACAACACTCGAATCGTTCTAATGCAAAACAGGAAGTGTTACTAAGTCATAAAGAACAAGAAATTTTACAGCTTGTAGCACAAGGTTGTACAAATAAAGCCATCGCCTCTGCAATTGGCGTTACCCAGCGTACTGTAGAAAATTATTTATCAAAACTCTTTGTCAGATTACAAGTGGAATCACGTGCTGAGGCGGTAATTGTTGCGAAGGAAAAAGCATGGATTGACTGA
- a CDS encoding FusB/FusC family EF-G-binding protein encodes MDKQLIQPFLTVANYNLLGQQMNKILQTIATSKDTNVIQTVRGLVQTEISDNIVMTTSEAQLIEPIYTVTERAAGEAYLHNLKSYVIPFKPITASTIKSLFKKEKKLKLPNLERLDFQQICYFAWDDPGTHRKYVILEQDAKLKAIKGIFANNTVRGICAICNRHSDVGLFTTSIKGNVVGTYTNHSNYICADSETCNQHVTDMDKTIAFFERVT; translated from the coding sequence ATGGATAAACAATTAATTCAGCCGTTTTTAACGGTTGCAAACTATAATTTACTTGGTCAACAAATGAATAAAATTTTACAAACAATCGCTACTTCAAAAGATACAAATGTCATTCAAACTGTGCGTGGCCTTGTTCAAACAGAGATTTCTGATAACATTGTCATGACAACTTCAGAAGCCCAACTAATTGAGCCCATTTATACAGTAACTGAGCGTGCAGCAGGTGAAGCATATTTGCACAACCTAAAATCATATGTCATCCCATTTAAGCCAATTACCGCAAGCACTATAAAAAGCTTGTTTAAAAAAGAAAAGAAGCTTAAGTTGCCTAATCTAGAACGATTAGATTTTCAGCAAATTTGTTATTTCGCTTGGGATGATCCTGGCACACATCGTAAGTATGTCATTTTAGAGCAAGACGCTAAGCTAAAAGCAATCAAAGGCATATTTGCAAATAATACCGTTCGTGGTATATGTGCTATATGTAATCGTCACTCTGATGTAGGACTATTTACAACTTCCATCAAAGGGAATGTCGTTGGCACTTATACGAACCATAGTAATTATATTTGTGCTGACAGCGAAACGTGTAATCAACATGTGACAGATATGGATAAAACAATTGCATTTTTTGAGCGCGTTACTTGA
- a CDS encoding GNAT family N-acetyltransferase: protein MRLKFYEASDSPLIEQYTLSEEQLCYTMSPQASIELVKTDKSRHAVLALKEGKLVTFFVLHEKEGVRPYTQNERALLIRAFSTDIYEQGKGYATEALQLLPSFVRQYFPTINELVLGVNFPNTAAQALYKKCGFIDEGVNAVGINDDELKVMRYDLQSVR, encoded by the coding sequence ATGCGCCTAAAATTTTATGAAGCATCAGATAGTCCACTGATTGAGCAATATACATTATCTGAAGAGCAGCTTTGTTATACAATGTCCCCTCAGGCAAGTATTGAACTAGTTAAAACCGATAAAAGTCGACATGCGGTTTTAGCGTTGAAGGAAGGGAAGCTTGTTACTTTTTTTGTTCTTCACGAAAAAGAAGGAGTAAGACCTTATACTCAAAATGAGCGAGCTTTATTAATCCGCGCATTTTCAACAGACATTTATGAACAGGGTAAGGGGTATGCAACTGAAGCATTACAATTATTGCCTTCATTTGTACGACAATATTTTCCTACCATAAACGAACTAGTTTTAGGTGTGAATTTTCCGAATACTGCTGCACAGGCATTGTATAAAAAGTGTGGTTTTATAGATGAAGGTGTAAATGCAGTAGGGATTAACGACGATGAGTTAAAAGTAATGCGTTATGATTTACAATCTGTCAGATGA
- a CDS encoding MarR family winged helix-turn-helix transcriptional regulator yields the protein MIQEINHYFTNIFYHLHTTHEDVISHQSVRILQMIQKEDEVTVRDIATLLNISQNTASEHIKKLERHGWVEKIRATDDQRKVKLFLTDKGQLVLKKNTELDDNKLKQALNLLSEEEQKTILEAFRLLSEVSK from the coding sequence ATGATACAAGAAATTAATCATTATTTTACAAATATTTTTTATCATCTCCATACAACACATGAAGATGTAATTTCCCATCAGAGCGTGCGTATTTTACAGATGATTCAAAAGGAAGATGAAGTGACAGTTCGCGATATAGCAACATTACTGAATATTTCACAAAATACAGCTTCGGAGCATATAAAAAAGCTTGAACGGCATGGCTGGGTTGAAAAGATTCGAGCAACCGATGATCAACGCAAAGTAAAGCTCTTTCTAACCGATAAAGGGCAGCTTGTTTTAAAGAAAAACACAGAATTAGACGATAATAAGCTTAAGCAAGCACTGAACCTATTATCAGAAGAAGAACAAAAAACTATTTTGGAAGCATTTCGGCTATTAAGTGAGGTGTCGAAATGA
- a CDS encoding GNAT family N-acetyltransferase — translation MSVINISQVHKKEVIEFFQAHWGTTEMVISSGVYDCSKLEGFAFLDESQKIVGLVTYIIRDKECEIISLDSREEGKGIGTLLVQAVEDQARQHHCTVVSLITTNDNLHALKFYQKRGYYLVEILQNAVERARVLKPEIPLIGNDGIPIRDEIRLQKPSASI, via the coding sequence ATGTCAGTCATAAATATTTCTCAAGTTCATAAAAAGGAAGTCATCGAGTTTTTTCAAGCACATTGGGGAACTACCGAAATGGTCATATCTAGTGGGGTCTATGATTGTAGTAAGTTAGAAGGATTTGCATTTCTTGATGAAAGTCAAAAAATTGTAGGTCTTGTAACTTACATTATCCGAGACAAGGAATGTGAAATTATTTCTCTCGATAGTAGAGAAGAGGGAAAGGGAATCGGTACATTACTTGTTCAAGCAGTAGAGGACCAAGCCCGCCAACATCATTGTACAGTTGTTTCACTTATTACTACGAATGATAATTTACATGCATTAAAATTTTATCAAAAGCGTGGCTATTATCTCGTGGAAATTTTACAAAATGCGGTTGAGCGTGCCAGAGTATTAAAACCAGAGATTCCCCTAATCGGCAACGATGGAATTCCTATACGTGATGAAATTCGTTTGCAAAAACCATCTGCCTCGATATGA
- a CDS encoding CPBP family intramembrane glutamic endopeptidase, giving the protein MSNYLVIKTTLCIYILTTLVHLFLLTFSNGRSLIGLTMIIPLLSVFLMQKIGASLPIVYSFAFKKPKWNWLLASIVMPILMGGSIHLYFLYTNRGTFLVTSIADLFPLILIGLTISTLSALLEEIVWRGNFHFYLRQYYGLWQTACITGAIWSLWHLPIALFYKSYNMPFLGVIIFLLLLYGISLILSLFREYGQSIMPVAILHGMMNVFFLSDGYQMSVSLDVQEGVKGAIILLLSVCFFLSRHIFVTYTIKRRILQ; this is encoded by the coding sequence TTGTCAAATTATTTAGTGATAAAAACTACATTATGTATATACATTCTTACTACTTTAGTTCATCTATTTTTACTGACATTTTCTAATGGGCGAAGCTTGATTGGGCTTACAATGATAATTCCACTCCTCTCCGTTTTTCTTATGCAAAAAATAGGCGCAAGCCTACCTATTGTTTATTCCTTTGCTTTTAAAAAGCCAAAATGGAATTGGTTATTAGCAAGCATTGTAATGCCCATTCTCATGGGGGGCAGCATTCATTTATATTTCCTATATACAAATCGTGGGACATTTCTTGTAACGAGCATAGCTGATCTTTTTCCCTTAATACTCATTGGTCTTACTATTAGTACACTTTCAGCATTATTAGAGGAAATTGTCTGGCGTGGAAATTTTCATTTTTATTTGCGTCAGTATTACGGTTTGTGGCAAACCGCTTGCATAACAGGTGCCATATGGTCTTTATGGCATTTACCAATTGCACTATTTTATAAATCTTATAATATGCCATTTTTAGGGGTAATTATTTTTTTGTTACTGCTATATGGGATATCGTTAATACTTTCATTGTTCCGAGAATATGGACAATCTATTATGCCAGTCGCTATATTACATGGAATGATGAATGTGTTTTTTTTAAGTGATGGGTACCAAATGTCGGTTTCATTGGATGTCCAAGAAGGTGTAAAAGGAGCTATAATCCTGCTTCTATCCGTCTGCTTTTTCTTGTCTCGCCACATTTTTGTAACATACACCATTAAAAGAAGGATTTTACAGTAG
- a CDS encoding GNAT family N-acetyltransferase, giving the protein MFGIFEKTTQQLIGSCGVYSINWTNSTCQVGISISEKWQGKGLGTDAMQTLITFIFEYIAINKIKLQVFSFNAGAIRSYEKCGFKKEGTLRNEIFRFGEFHDIILFGLLREEWPFRS; this is encoded by the coding sequence ATCTTTGGTATATTTGAAAAGACGACACAACAGCTTATTGGTTCTTGTGGCGTATATTCTATAAATTGGACTAATAGCACCTGTCAAGTAGGAATTTCTATTAGTGAAAAATGGCAGGGTAAAGGATTGGGAACTGATGCAATGCAGACGCTCATCACGTTTATCTTCGAGTACATTGCGATAAACAAAATTAAACTACAAGTGTTTAGCTTTAATGCAGGCGCGATACGTTCCTATGAAAAATGTGGATTTAAAAAAGAAGGTACTCTTCGTAATGAAATTTTTCGCTTCGGTGAATTTCACGATATTATTTTATTCGGCCTGTTACGTGAAGAGTGGCCCTTCCGTAGTTAA
- the ccsB gene encoding c-type cytochrome biogenesis protein CcsB: MLETEKILSMSGNSLFGAFILLLIAIFPFGLAVKSSGQTFKRLGLILTYSAFVLQLCYFILRWIAVKHAPVSNMYEFMTFFGIMLTASFLIIHFLYKQIVVGLFAIPVVLIILGYGSVFTNEVTPLVPSLQSNWLTIHLMTVAFSSAILSISFATGIIYLLKTLDVQKRSLSTISLEFVMYCLLVVIGFSGVSTAFNIIKNDVHLQFENAQGKEEKVIYSMTPLIVNKGALKDSGDSIGLLKVPQNIDAKKLNSIIWAFIVGTILYGLIRIIFRKRVIVLLKPLSKRVQPALMDEISYRAVVIGFPLFALGGLLFAMIWAQIAWGRYWGWDPKEVWALITFLFYAAFLHLRLSKGWEGEKTAWLSIIGFGIIVFNQVFVNLVIAGLHSYA; encoded by the coding sequence ATGTTGGAAACAGAAAAAATTTTAAGTATGAGTGGGAATTCGCTATTTGGCGCCTTTATTTTATTGTTAATCGCCATTTTCCCATTTGGACTAGCAGTAAAATCGTCTGGACAGACGTTTAAAAGGCTTGGTCTTATCCTTACATATTCCGCCTTTGTTTTGCAATTATGCTATTTTATTTTAAGGTGGATTGCAGTCAAGCATGCGCCTGTAAGTAATATGTATGAGTTTATGACGTTTTTTGGCATTATGTTAACGGCTAGTTTTCTTATCATACATTTTTTGTATAAGCAAATTGTCGTAGGGTTATTTGCTATACCTGTAGTACTTATCATTCTCGGCTATGGAAGCGTTTTTACAAATGAGGTGACACCGCTAGTCCCTTCATTACAAAGTAATTGGTTAACAATTCATTTGATGACAGTTGCCTTTTCAAGTGCTATTTTATCTATCTCATTTGCCACGGGAATAATTTATTTACTAAAAACATTGGATGTTCAAAAGCGATCCCTTAGTACGATTTCGTTAGAATTTGTCATGTACTGTTTGCTTGTTGTCATCGGCTTTAGTGGCGTATCGACTGCATTTAATATAATAAAGAATGACGTACATCTCCAATTTGAAAATGCACAGGGCAAGGAAGAAAAGGTTATTTATTCGATGACACCTCTTATTGTCAATAAAGGAGCATTAAAGGATAGTGGAGACTCTATTGGATTATTGAAAGTACCCCAGAATATAGATGCAAAAAAGTTAAATTCTATTATCTGGGCATTTATCGTGGGGACTATTTTATATGGACTCATACGAATCATCTTTAGAAAGCGAGTTATCGTTTTATTAAAGCCACTGTCAAAACGTGTACAGCCAGCATTAATGGACGAAATTTCATATAGAGCTGTTGTGATAGGTTTCCCATTATTTGCTTTAGGTGGCTTATTATTTGCAATGATCTGGGCACAAATTGCTTGGGGAAGATATTGGGGGTGGGACCCTAAAGAAGTATGGGCACTAATTACATTTTTATTTTATGCAGCTTTTTTACATTTACGTCTTTCCAAAGGATGGGAAGGGGAGAAAACTGCATGGTTATCTATCATCGGTTTTGGTATTATTGTTTTTAATCAAGTTTTCGTTAACTTAGTCATTGCGGGTCTCCATTCTTACGCATAG
- the thrS gene encoding threonine--tRNA ligase, protein MSNQVLNIQFPDGKQQVFTKGVTLTDIAQAISPALRKKAIVGSVNGTITDLTRPILADAQINLFDASSHEGIEVIRHSTAHLLAQAIKRIYPDAQFGVGPVIENGFYYDIDLAQSLVPTDLQKIEKMMNRIVQENIEIHRKEVSREEAKRLFQHDKLKLALLADIPEDEIITVYEQGDFYDLCRGPHVSSTGKLRHFQLMQVSGAYWRGDSQNKMLQRIYGVAFATKEELQDYLIFLEEADKRNHRKLGKELDLFMFSEEAPGMPFYLANGQILRNELESFLRNLQTKYDYQEVRTPFMMNQRLWEQSGHWDHYKDNMYFTQVDAQSFALKPMNCPGHMLIFKNARHSYRDLPIRMAEFGQVHRHEFSGALNGLLRVRTFCQDDAHIFVTPEQIEDEINLALKIIDHTYQVFGFEYEIELSTRPADFMGDIQLWDEAETALENVLTNAGYPYRINEGDGAFYGPKIDIHIKDAIKRSHQCATIQLDFQLPEKFDLTYLNELNEKVRPVVIHRAVFGSIDRFLGILIEHFGGAFPTWLAPQQVIVIGVANIHQEYVQQVVQALEKEHVRVRIDNRQEKLGKKIREAQMKKTPYILVLGDKERDNQSVTVRKYGNQALNEKPLQQFVEEVKQEILQKALPTS, encoded by the coding sequence ATGTCAAATCAAGTATTAAACATTCAGTTTCCAGATGGAAAACAACAAGTATTTACAAAAGGTGTTACACTAACCGACATTGCACAGGCGATTAGTCCCGCATTGCGCAAAAAAGCAATTGTAGGAAGTGTGAACGGAACCATCACTGATTTGACGCGCCCTATATTGGCAGATGCCCAAATCAATCTATTTGATGCTAGCTCACATGAGGGAATCGAGGTTATTCGTCATTCAACTGCTCATTTATTAGCACAGGCTATTAAACGAATATATCCAGATGCGCAGTTTGGGGTAGGACCTGTCATCGAAAATGGGTTTTATTATGATATTGATTTAGCACAATCCCTTGTACCAACAGACTTACAAAAGATAGAAAAAATGATGAATCGAATTGTTCAAGAAAATATTGAAATTCACCGAAAAGAAGTATCTCGTGAAGAGGCAAAACGATTGTTTCAACATGATAAATTGAAGTTGGCATTACTCGCTGATATTCCTGAAGATGAAATCATAACAGTTTATGAGCAAGGTGATTTTTATGATTTATGTCGAGGACCACATGTATCCTCTACAGGTAAATTGCGACACTTTCAATTAATGCAAGTTTCAGGGGCGTATTGGCGAGGGGATAGCCAAAATAAAATGTTGCAGCGGATTTATGGTGTTGCATTTGCTACAAAAGAAGAATTACAAGATTACTTAATATTTTTAGAAGAAGCAGATAAACGCAATCATCGTAAACTAGGAAAAGAGCTGGACCTATTTATGTTCTCCGAGGAAGCGCCAGGCATGCCATTTTATTTAGCAAACGGTCAGATTCTTCGCAATGAATTAGAATCCTTTTTACGAAATCTACAAACGAAATATGACTATCAAGAGGTGCGTACACCGTTTATGATGAACCAGCGTCTATGGGAACAATCGGGACATTGGGACCACTATAAAGACAATATGTATTTTACACAAGTAGATGCTCAAAGCTTCGCATTAAAGCCGATGAATTGTCCTGGACATATGTTGATTTTTAAAAATGCAAGACATTCATACCGCGATTTGCCAATTCGCATGGCGGAATTTGGGCAAGTGCATCGACATGAATTTAGCGGTGCATTAAATGGTCTATTACGCGTACGAACATTTTGCCAAGATGATGCCCATATTTTTGTCACACCAGAGCAGATTGAGGATGAAATTAATTTAGCGCTGAAGATCATTGATCACACGTATCAAGTATTTGGCTTCGAGTATGAAATTGAATTATCAACACGTCCTGCTGATTTTATGGGTGATATTCAACTTTGGGATGAAGCGGAAACGGCATTGGAAAATGTCCTCACTAATGCAGGGTATCCTTATAGAATAAACGAAGGAGATGGTGCTTTTTACGGACCTAAAATTGACATTCATATAAAAGACGCCATTAAACGAAGTCATCAATGTGCAACGATTCAACTTGATTTCCAACTGCCTGAGAAATTCGATTTAACATATTTAAATGAACTGAATGAAAAAGTAAGACCTGTCGTTATCCATCGTGCTGTTTTTGGTTCAATTGACCGCTTTTTAGGCATCTTGATAGAACATTTTGGTGGAGCTTTTCCAACTTGGTTAGCACCACAACAAGTTATCGTAATTGGTGTTGCAAATATCCATCAAGAGTATGTTCAGCAAGTTGTACAAGCACTTGAAAAAGAACACGTACGAGTTCGTATAGATAATCGTCAGGAGAAGCTCGGGAAAAAAATAAGAGAAGCACAGATGAAGAAAACACCCTATATTCTAGTATTGGGCGATAAAGAACGCGACAATCAAAGTGTTACTGTACGCAAATATGGTAATCAAGCATTAAATGAAAAACCATTACAGCAGTTTGTTGAAGAAGTTAAACAAGAAATTTTGCAAAAAGCCTTACCTACTAGTTGA
- a CDS encoding aspartyl-phosphate phosphatase Spo0E family protein yields MVHLLLKQFLKFEIEIKRRIMYKKAKDLGFTHPAVVDYSQELDVLLNKYLKQAS; encoded by the coding sequence TTGGTACATTTATTGCTTAAACAATTCTTGAAGTTTGAAATTGAGATTAAAAGGAGAATTATGTATAAAAAGGCAAAAGATTTAGGATTTACTCACCCCGCCGTAGTAGATTATAGCCAAGAGCTTGATGTTTTACTAAATAAATATTTAAAACAAGCATCCTAA
- a CDS encoding GNAT family N-acetyltransferase, which translates to MKKKMPIMQANIEQVDALCTMDKEVVGEFSRKEMIITAIKEKRCLVQRTHRGIAGFLIYTTNFFECSFISLIIVKPSERRKGVATSLLAHFVNMAPTLKIFSSTNQSNLHMQKVFELAGFKRSGYIENLDDGDPEIIYFKSKVN; encoded by the coding sequence GTGAAAAAAAAGATGCCAATAATGCAGGCGAATATAGAGCAAGTGGATGCGCTCTGTACAATGGATAAGGAAGTAGTAGGGGAATTTTCAAGAAAAGAAATGATAATAACTGCTATTAAAGAAAAACGATGCCTTGTTCAAAGAACGCACAGAGGGATCGCAGGATTTTTAATTTATACGACTAATTTTTTTGAATGTAGTTTTATTTCATTAATTATTGTAAAGCCTTCAGAACGAAGAAAAGGGGTGGCTACATCTTTACTAGCTCATTTTGTCAACATGGCTCCCACACTTAAAATTTTCTCCTCTACAAATCAATCAAATTTGCACATGCAAAAAGTTTTTGAGTTAGCTGGATTTAAGAGAAGTGGCTATATTGAAAACTTAGATGATGGTGATCCTGAAATTATTTACTTTAAATCAAAAGTGAATTGA
- a CDS encoding cold-shock protein translates to MTQGTVKWFNAEKGFGFIEVEGGNDVFVHFSAIQSEGFKTLEEGQKVEFGVEEGNRGPQATNVVKL, encoded by the coding sequence ATGACTCAAGGTACAGTAAAATGGTTTAACGCAGAAAAAGGTTTTGGCTTCATCGAAGTAGAAGGTGGAAACGATGTATTCGTACACTTCTCTGCAATCCAATCTGAAGGTTTCAAAACACTTGAAGAAGGACAAAAAGTAGAATTCGGCGTTGAAGAAGGTAACCGTGGCCCTCAAGCTACAAACGTTGTAAAACTTTAA
- a CDS encoding class I SAM-dependent DNA methyltransferase encodes MQQNIYDNPNFFKQYQQLRTSPFNYNQLLEQPAFKALLPNLHDLQLLDIGCGMGEFAKFCIENKARHVTGIDVSKNMLAVAKAVHAHPNISYCLQSFEEFNAPENSFDCITSSLALHYIEDFEAVITKISSMLREEGIIIFSIEHPIVTARKQMDNWIFEEDGNVSHYAMDNYQAEGMRKQTWLVDGVIKYHRTLSTILNTLIAHGLTIEKIEEPIPSLEAIQALPKLKKELRKPSFLLVRAKKKALTE; translated from the coding sequence ATGCAACAGAATATTTATGATAACCCCAATTTTTTTAAGCAATACCAACAATTACGAACATCCCCATTCAATTATAATCAATTACTTGAACAGCCAGCATTTAAAGCATTACTGCCTAATCTACATGACTTACAGTTACTTGATATCGGCTGTGGTATGGGAGAATTTGCAAAGTTCTGTATTGAAAACAAAGCGCGCCATGTAACTGGGATAGATGTATCGAAAAATATGCTTGCTGTTGCTAAAGCTGTACATGCACATCCAAACATATCTTATTGTTTACAATCATTTGAAGAATTTAATGCACCAGAAAATAGCTTTGATTGTATCACAAGCTCACTCGCACTACATTATATAGAGGATTTCGAAGCAGTTATTACTAAAATATCGTCAATGCTTCGTGAAGAAGGTATTATCATTTTTTCCATTGAACACCCGATTGTCACAGCACGCAAACAAATGGATAATTGGATTTTCGAGGAGGATGGTAATGTAAGTCATTATGCAATGGATAATTATCAAGCGGAAGGTATGAGAAAGCAAACATGGTTAGTGGACGGTGTTATTAAGTATCATCGGACGTTATCTACGATACTTAATACTTTAATTGCGCATGGACTCACTATCGAAAAAATTGAAGAACCTATCCCTTCGCTTGAAGCCATTCAAGCACTACCGAAGCTCAAAAAAGAATTACGCAAACCCTCTTTTTTATTAGTTAGAGCAAAGAAAAAAGCACTAACTGAGTGA
- a CDS encoding DUF3147 family protein has product MYTLVKIISSAAIIAIVTEVARRFPTYGGVIAALPLVSILSIIWLTVQSEPNEHIQRFTVGVIVGLPATMVMLFVMYMAMKSSIHIVFAIALGVASWVVCLGIQKAIAGVFHISI; this is encoded by the coding sequence ATGTACACACTTGTAAAAATTATTAGCTCCGCTGCAATTATTGCTATTGTGACTGAAGTTGCGAGAAGGTTTCCTACATATGGTGGTGTAATTGCTGCATTGCCCCTTGTCAGTATTTTAAGTATTATTTGGCTAACCGTTCAAAGTGAACCAAATGAGCATATTCAGCGCTTTACGGTAGGAGTTATTGTTGGACTTCCAGCTACAATGGTCATGCTTTTTGTGATGTATATGGCGATGAAATCATCGATTCATATAGTATTTGCCATAGCGTTAGGAGTCGCATCATGGGTAGTTTGTTTAGGTATTCAGAAAGCCATTGCTGGAGTATTCCATATATCTATTTAA